CGCACGCCGGTTTCGACTGGCTGCTGATCGACATGGAGCATGCGCCCAACGACAGCAGCGACGTCACCGGCCAATTGCGCGCGATTGCTGCGGCGCATTTGCCGACCGAGCCCGTCGTGCGCCTGCCCGCCGTCGAGCCGTGGCTCGTGAAGCGCGTGCTCGATGCGGGCGCGCGCACGCTGATGTTTCCGAACATCGAGACGGCCGACGAAGCGGCACATGCCGTTCGCCTGACGCAATACGCGACAGCCGATGCACCGGACGGTCTGCGCGGCGTCGCTGGCGCAGTGCGTGCTGCCGCTTACGGCATGCGGCGCGATTATCTGCAGAACGCGAACGCGCAGATTGCGAACATCGTGCAGATCGAATCGCAACACGCGCTCGCAAATCTTGAGCAGATCGCGGCGACGCGAGGTGTCGATTGCCTGTTCGTCGGACCGGCGGATCTCGCGGCGAGCCTCGGTCATCTCGGCGATTCGAAACACCCTGAAGTGCAGGACGCGATGAAGCATATTCTGGACGTCGCGCATCGTGCGCGTGTCGCGACGGGCATCTTCGCGATGGACGTCGCGAGCGCGCGGCAATACCGGTCGGAAGGCTTTCGCTTCATCGCGCTGGCCGCCGATGTGATGTGGCTGTTGCGCACCACGCGACAGGCACTGCAGGAGGCTCGGTCATGAAGCTGTTGTCGTTACGCACGATGCGCATTGCAAGTCGTGTCATCGTGCTGACCGCTCTGACGGCGGGCGCGGCGGCGCATGCGCAAAGCAAGACGCCGCCCGCGTCAGACATGGAAACGCAAACGGCCGTCGCCGATTACAACGCAGGCAACTTCACGTCCGCGCTCGCCGAGTTTCGTAAGGCCGCGCAGCGCGGCAGCCGTCTCGCCGAGTTCAACTACGCGATGATGCTGCTCAACGGCGAGGGCGGTCCTGCGAATATCGAAGAAGGCAAGAAGTGGCTGCGCAAAGCCGCCGACGCGAACATGTCGCACGCGCAATACGTGTACGGCAAGATGTACGACGATGGAGAGTTCGTCGGGCGCGATCCTGCGGAAGCGCATCAATGGTTTCTGAAGGCTGCGCAGCAAGGGCACATTCAGGCTGAACTGGCGCTGGCGAACCAGTTTCTCGATGGGCGCGGCACCGCGCGTGACAACCAGCAGGCGTTCTACTGGTACAAGAAGGCGGCCGAGGGCGGCGACATGACCGCGCAGTACGTGACGGGCTCGTTTTACGAGCGCGGCGGCGATGGCGTGACGCAGAATCTGAACGTCGCGCGGGCCTATTACGCGGCTGCGGCCGCGCAAGGCGACCCGGCGGCGCGGCTCAAGTATCAGCAGCTCAGCACCCAGTTACGCGAATCGCACGAAGCGAAGCCGCAATAAAAAACGGCGCCTGAAAATTTCAGGCGCCGTTTTGTTTGCATGTCCGTATTGTTGGTGCTGCCAGGTCAGCTCTGCATCAAACGCTTCTGTCGCGCGACGCTCATGATGAGCCCGATCGCGAAGCCGAGCGTCGTCAACGCGGTGCCGCCGTAGCTCATGAACGGCAACGGCACGCCGACCACGGGAAGAATCCCGCTCACCATGCCGATGTTCACGAATGCGTAGGTGAAGAACGCCATCGTCAGCGAGCCGGCCAGTAATCGGCCGAAAAGCGTCGCGCCGTTCGCCGCGATGTACAGGCCGCGCGCGATCAGA
The DNA window shown above is from Paraburkholderia sp. PGU19 and carries:
- a CDS encoding tetratricopeptide repeat protein — translated: MKLLSLRTMRIASRVIVLTALTAGAAAHAQSKTPPASDMETQTAVADYNAGNFTSALAEFRKAAQRGSRLAEFNYAMMLLNGEGGPANIEEGKKWLRKAADANMSHAQYVYGKMYDDGEFVGRDPAEAHQWFLKAAQQGHIQAELALANQFLDGRGTARDNQQAFYWYKKAAEGGDMTAQYVTGSFYERGGDGVTQNLNVARAYYAAAAAQGDPAARLKYQQLSTQLRESHEAKPQ
- a CDS encoding aldolase/citrate lyase family protein; amino-acid sequence: MSTFTNPLKLRLKDPDPLFGLWLSLGSDSAAEALAHAGFDWLLIDMEHAPNDSSDVTGQLRAIAAAHLPTEPVVRLPAVEPWLVKRVLDAGARTLMFPNIETADEAAHAVRLTQYATADAPDGLRGVAGAVRAAAYGMRRDYLQNANAQIANIVQIESQHALANLEQIAATRGVDCLFVGPADLAASLGHLGDSKHPEVQDAMKHILDVAHRARVATGIFAMDVASARQYRSEGFRFIALAADVMWLLRTTRQALQEARS